The Ammoniphilus oxalaticus genome contains a region encoding:
- a CDS encoding sulfate adenylyltransferase, translating to MNKDTYVLDKETFARYPQQPHGGKLVNRVLTGTERDEAMERAKQLPTIMVDLEAVITLEMIATGVLSPNEGFMVEEDYVSVLTDGRLSNGVVWPVPLSFAPIGERNSETIKTLSVGDEVALVDTTREPVAILKLDDIFEYDREFRAMHLFGTNDREHPGVDAIYRRMGDTALGGPIQLLRRVHWGPFESLRMEPKDTWKLFYEDKKFNSVGGFITGANPLHRGHEYIHRNALEELDGLFVQPLVEMAKREYTRHEFRMLSYRSVLETYYPQERTLLAPLRVTYIFAGPREAVLHALIMKNYGCTHALIGRDHAGVGDYYEQYACHNIFDVYTAEELGIDIRLFHEVYYCTRCDSLATEQTCPHDRQYHLRISGTGIREMLRYGLLPPKEIVRPESARIAMQGVQPKGLDENNQSILPLGQTVNSIFPYYLTHSRLGGPKRRTPLEPQQLTIEDLETAIMDARSNADQVYKGIFDEYSYVTDTLRTTQPDWVAAAREAIYKQQEMVVENLEEKVNQAPDEASDEFMYQDKSEAERELEVARKIFEDIPSPLRSEDLKYRTWNPLPYNRYRASDEE from the coding sequence ATGAATAAAGATACATACGTGTTGGATAAAGAGACATTTGCGCGTTACCCACAACAGCCGCATGGCGGGAAATTGGTGAATCGTGTCTTAACGGGAACCGAACGCGATGAAGCGATGGAACGAGCGAAACAGCTCCCAACGATTATGGTAGATTTAGAGGCTGTGATTACACTTGAAATGATCGCAACAGGTGTTTTGTCGCCAAATGAAGGTTTTATGGTCGAAGAGGACTACGTGTCCGTGCTGACAGACGGTCGTTTAAGCAACGGGGTTGTGTGGCCAGTGCCGTTAAGTTTTGCCCCGATTGGCGAACGTAACAGTGAGACGATCAAGACGCTTTCGGTTGGGGATGAAGTGGCGCTTGTCGATACAACAAGAGAGCCTGTCGCGATTCTAAAATTAGATGATATCTTTGAATATGATCGAGAATTCCGCGCGATGCATTTGTTCGGCACGAATGATCGCGAGCATCCGGGTGTTGACGCGATTTACCGCCGAATGGGGGACACCGCTTTAGGCGGACCGATTCAATTGTTGCGTCGGGTCCATTGGGGTCCGTTTGAAAGTTTGCGGATGGAACCAAAGGATACATGGAAACTATTTTATGAAGATAAGAAGTTTAACTCCGTGGGCGGATTTATTACAGGAGCCAACCCGCTGCACCGCGGACATGAATATATTCATAGAAATGCGTTAGAAGAGTTGGATGGCTTGTTCGTCCAGCCGTTAGTAGAGATGGCGAAGCGTGAATATACGCGTCACGAGTTTCGCATGCTGTCTTATCGAAGTGTGCTTGAAACGTATTATCCACAGGAGAGAACACTACTCGCTCCATTACGGGTGACGTATATTTTTGCGGGCCCGCGCGAGGCCGTGTTACATGCGCTCATTATGAAAAACTATGGTTGCACACATGCGCTGATCGGTCGTGATCATGCGGGGGTTGGCGATTACTATGAACAATATGCGTGTCATAATATTTTTGATGTTTACACAGCGGAAGAACTAGGCATCGATATTCGCTTGTTCCATGAAGTTTATTATTGTACGCGTTGCGATAGTCTAGCGACGGAGCAAACGTGTCCGCATGATCGACAATACCATTTAAGAATTTCGGGCACGGGTATTCGGGAAATGCTGCGCTACGGCCTATTGCCGCCTAAGGAAATTGTGCGTCCAGAATCTGCGCGGATTGCAATGCAAGGGGTACAACCGAAAGGATTGGATGAGAATAATCAGTCTATCTTACCTCTCGGTCAAACGGTCAATAGTATTTTTCCTTACTACTTAACTCACTCAAGATTGGGCGGACCGAAACGTAGAACGCCGCTTGAGCCGCAGCAATTAACGATCGAAGATTTAGAGACAGCGATTATGGATGCTCGATCGAATGCGGACCAGGTTTACAAAGGAATTTTTGATGAGTACAGCTATGTCACCGATACGCTTCGAACAACACAGCCAGATTGGGTCGCGGCCGCGCGTGAAGCGATCTATAAGCAACAAGAAATGGTCGTGGAGAATTTGGAAGAAAAGGTAAATCAAGCGCCAGATGAGGCTTCTGATGAATTCATGTATCAAGATAAATCGGAAGCCGAGCGAGAGTTGGAAGTGGCCCGAAAAATATTTGAAGATATTCCATCGCCGTTACGGAGCGAAGATCTTAAATATCGCACTTGGAACCCGCTGCCATATAACCGTTATCGGGCAAGTGATGAGGAGTAA